A single Dreissena polymorpha isolate Duluth1 chromosome 14, UMN_Dpol_1.0, whole genome shotgun sequence DNA region contains:
- the LOC127858962 gene encoding uncharacterized protein LOC127858962 isoform X3 — MDSGSHEEDVTCFEYARNAYPKYKYACQYVRPLIIKCQGLLRKCGIKDDRRIPDFQTVTLAVQGSSHAPFLNQCSHTVTGDECVSSSPLVAYQTRNTEEGDGNPLIYVAKYHIARMSDKRANLLGDCVILINKSLASDEHDGMIHVTTQDSFATLVSNLLEELVFRWLKGLVKVMVVLDIFRRRFQSVDMSDFESKLFVTLTDMFENCSGRNRFQASEALQELLGIGGFSSHDECMTAHIGLVEANKLLIKDTIFEAIEMYKRSRAQNEAWLDAWPTIEWSSANITDEVCDAVRKVDGAIECGIRYGTFCVYVQNTTQSSDEEIAKQECTVLRQVHENPLAAQCSTGSKIHAMGVGTLGGFAMKDDSTLALLARHVVGDENDVHIVDENEYHRIGPILSLKVDLNLPASLDIAAALVIIEIPEKRFKDTDGRPSNSKLFNFDEGDTSFLESLSVYIWGASSKPGHGKITTCDSKTIKAMNNIVIEDITIEYYERADEFKPFAKPGDSGSIICSENPEGKCIHVIGMLTVKRMKITTVIKNSSQIA; from the exons ATGGATTCGGGTTCTCATGAGGAAGATGTTACATGTTTTGAATACGCTCGCAACGCATACCCAAAGTACAAATATGCATGTCAGTATGTCCGTCCATTGATAATCAAATGTCAGGGACTTCTCAGGAAGTGCGGAATTAAAGACGACAGGCGTATTCCAGATTTTCAAACTGTGACCTTGGCTGTACAAGGTTCATCTCATGCACCATTTCTTAACCAATGTAGTCACACAGTAACAGGCGATGAGTGTGTGTCCTCAAGTCCTTTAGTGGCCTATCAAACTAGAAACACAGAAGAGGGCGATGGGAATCCTCTTATATATGTAGCAAAATATCACATTGCACGAATGTCGGACAAACGTGCAAACCTCTTAGGCGACTGCGTGATACTTATAAACAAAAGTCTTGCATCAGATGAACATGACGGCATGATACATGTTACAACGCAGGATTCCTTTGCGACATTAGTTTCCAATTTACTGGAAGAACTCGTGTTTCGTTGGCTTAAAGGGCTAGTGAAAGTGATGGTTGTCTTAGACATCTTTCGTCGTCGATTCCAGTCGGTTGACATGAGTGACTTCGAGAGCAAGTTGTTTGTTACACTGACAGATATGTTTGAGAACTGTAGTGGTCGCAATCGTTTCCAAGCATCTGAAGCACTCCAAGAGCTTTTGGGAATAG GTGGTTTTTCATCACATGATGAATGCATGACCGCTCACATTGGGTTGGTTGAAGCAAACAAACTGCTCATAAAAGACACGATTTTTGAAGCAATTGAGATGTATAAGCGCAGTAGAGCCCAAAATGAAGCATGGCTTGATGCGTGGCCAACAATTGAATGGTCTTCTGCCAACATCACGGATGAG GTCTGCGATGCTGTCCGGAAGGTTGATGGTGCAATTGAATGTGGGATTAGGTATGGAACATTCTGCGTATATGTTCAAAATACAACGCAGTCGTCCGACGAGGAGATCGCAAAACAGGAATGTACCGTTTTAAGACAAGTACACGAAAATCCACTGGCAGCTCAGTGTTCTACGGGAAGCAAAATTCACGCGATGGGCGTTGGGACACTGGGAGGATTTGCTATGAAAGACGATTCAACGCTTGCGTTGTTAGCCAGGCATGTTGTCGGAGATGAAAACGATGTACACATTGTTGACGAAAATGAATATCATCGCATAGGACCTATTTTGAGTCTAAAAGTTGATCTGAATTTGCCGGCATCTTTGGATATTGCTGCAGCTCTTGTTATCATTGAAATTCCTGAAAAGCGTTTTAAAGACACGGACGGGAGACCTTCAAATAGCAAGTTATTTAATTTTGATGAAGGGGATACGAGTTTTTTGGAATCACTTTCAGTATATATTTGGGGAGCGAGTTCAAAACCAGGACATGGCAAAATAACAACCTGTGACTCGAAAACAATCAAAGCAATGAACAATATTGTAATTGAAGACATTACGATAGAGTATTACGAAAGAGCCGATGAGTTTAAGCCATTTGCTAAACCTGGTGATAGTGGTTCAATAATTTGTTCTGAGAATCCCGAAGGCAAATGTATCCACGTGATTGGAATGTTAACAGTGAAAAGGATGAAAATTACAACTGTAATAAAAAATTCGTCCCAAATTGCGTGA